The Streptomyces sp. Je 1-332 genome has a window encoding:
- a CDS encoding Rieske (2Fe-2S) protein, with translation MTISKEQLPTPSRRSVVTAAGVVSLAAALAACGESDDGYGSDPAAEQEQKPEEGEEAAGGAAGAALARTSEIPVGGGKIFKKEGVVVTQPTEGEFKAFSNRCTHKQCPVTSIEGGTINCPCHGSKFSIADGSVKASPAPKPLPAAEIKVDGDSITLA, from the coding sequence ATGACCATTTCGAAGGAACAGCTGCCCACCCCGTCCCGCCGTTCGGTCGTCACCGCGGCGGGCGTCGTCAGCCTGGCCGCCGCCCTCGCCGCGTGCGGTGAGAGCGACGACGGTTACGGCTCGGACCCGGCCGCGGAGCAGGAGCAGAAACCCGAGGAGGGCGAGGAGGCCGCCGGTGGCGCCGCCGGGGCCGCGCTCGCCAGGACGTCGGAGATCCCGGTGGGCGGCGGCAAGATCTTCAAGAAGGAGGGGGTGGTGGTGACCCAGCCGACGGAGGGTGAGTTCAAGGCCTTCTCGAACCGCTGCACCCACAAGCAGTGTCCGGTGACGAGCATTGAGGGCGGCACCATCAACTGCCCCTGTCACGGCAGCAAGTTCTCCATCGCCGACGGGAGCGTGAAGGCATCCCCCGCGCCGAAACCGCTGCCCGCCGCGGAGATCAAAGTGGACGGCGACTCGATCACGCTGGCCTAG
- a CDS encoding cysteine hydrolase encodes MPSHEQLRELLDPATTALLTVECQQGVVGTESALPELADEARSSGCLANVARLVSAAHQAGVQVLHAVAERRPDGRGANRNARLFRAAGRLPVQQLSGTRAVRIAPPIEVADEDLVVRRLHGLSPLAGTDVDPLLRNLGRRTLLVTGVSANVAIPNAVFDAVNLGYNAVVPSDAIAGVPSDYAPAMIRNTLALVATITTTDEVLGAWKRPRPA; translated from the coding sequence ATGCCGTCGCACGAACAGCTCAGGGAACTCCTCGACCCCGCCACCACCGCCCTGCTGACCGTCGAATGCCAGCAGGGTGTGGTGGGGACGGAGAGCGCGCTGCCCGAACTCGCCGACGAGGCACGCTCGTCGGGCTGCCTCGCCAATGTCGCGCGGCTCGTCTCCGCCGCCCACCAGGCCGGGGTCCAGGTCCTGCACGCCGTAGCCGAACGGCGGCCCGACGGGCGCGGAGCCAACCGCAACGCCCGCCTCTTCCGAGCCGCGGGGCGGCTGCCCGTGCAGCAGCTCTCGGGGACCAGGGCCGTGCGCATCGCGCCGCCCATCGAAGTGGCCGACGAAGACCTCGTCGTACGGCGGCTGCACGGGCTCTCGCCCCTCGCGGGCACGGACGTCGACCCGCTGCTGCGCAACCTGGGCCGCCGCACCCTCCTGGTGACAGGTGTGTCGGCGAACGTGGCGATACCGAACGCCGTCTTCGACGCCGTGAACCTGGGCTACAACGCCGTAGTGCCCTCGGACGCCATCGCGGGAGTCCCCTCCGACTATGCACCCGCGATGATCCGCAACACCCTCGCCCTGGTGGCCACCATCACCACCACCGATGAGGTCCTCGGCGCCTGGAAACGACCTAGGCCAGCGTGA
- a CDS encoding pyridoxamine 5'-phosphate oxidase family protein → MAVTQRRGRRIMMTPDELDAYLCTERTCRVATVSPDGAPHVSALWFAWDGTSLWLFSITRSKRWADLRGDQRIAVVIDSGVEYGELRGVELSGTAVFVAESPRMGEPCPELEVPERLFPQKYFGMDTMPYDGKHAWIRLTPDAITSWDFRKLATLQARP, encoded by the coding sequence ATGGCCGTCACACAGCGCCGGGGCCGCAGAATCATGATGACGCCGGACGAGCTCGACGCGTACCTCTGCACGGAGCGCACCTGCCGGGTCGCGACCGTGTCCCCGGACGGCGCGCCGCACGTCAGCGCGCTGTGGTTCGCCTGGGACGGCACGTCCTTGTGGCTGTTCTCGATCACCCGCAGCAAGCGCTGGGCCGACCTCCGTGGCGATCAGCGGATCGCCGTCGTGATCGACTCGGGTGTGGAGTACGGGGAGTTGCGGGGCGTGGAACTCTCCGGGACGGCGGTCTTCGTCGCCGAATCACCGCGAATGGGCGAGCCCTGCCCCGAACTCGAAGTCCCTGAGCGCCTTTTCCCCCAGAAGTACTTCGGGATGGACACGATGCCGTACGACGGGAAGCACGCGTGGATCCGGCTCACCCCCGATGCCATCACGTCCTGGGACTTCCGGAAGCTGGCGACACTGCAGGCCCGCCCCTGA
- a CDS encoding LysR family transcriptional regulator: MLNLERLRTLDALARHGSVSGAAAGLHVTTSAVSQQMTKLEREVGQQLLAKNGRGVRLTDAGRLLAEHAARILSQVELAQSDLEEQRGKAVGELRISAFPTAMRGLLPATLTALRAGHPGLRVRSQEMEPQPAVAALVRGDIDMAVVLDWYNKPLPMPGGLVKASLLDDPADIAMPAAHPLAGRTDVDLEEFADDEWIAWAEGEFCHEWLMFTLRAKGIEPRIAHRAEEHHTQLAMVAAGLGVCVAPQLGRDPMPAGVRTVPVRHRVRRHVYVVWRADADRRPSIRAAVEALQVAGAGLR; this comes from the coding sequence ATGTTGAACCTCGAGCGCCTGCGCACCCTGGACGCCCTGGCCAGGCACGGATCGGTCAGCGGCGCCGCGGCCGGGCTGCACGTCACCACGTCGGCCGTCTCCCAGCAGATGACCAAACTGGAGCGCGAGGTGGGCCAGCAGCTCCTCGCCAAGAACGGCCGCGGGGTGCGCCTCACCGACGCGGGAAGGCTGCTCGCCGAGCACGCCGCCCGCATCCTCTCCCAGGTGGAACTCGCGCAGTCGGACCTGGAGGAGCAGCGCGGCAAGGCCGTCGGTGAGCTGCGGATCTCCGCGTTCCCCACGGCGATGCGCGGGCTGCTGCCCGCCACGCTCACCGCGCTGCGTGCCGGACACCCCGGCCTGCGCGTCCGCTCCCAGGAGATGGAGCCGCAGCCCGCGGTCGCCGCCCTGGTGCGCGGCGACATCGACATGGCGGTCGTCCTCGACTGGTACAACAAACCGCTGCCGATGCCCGGAGGCCTGGTCAAGGCGTCCCTCCTGGATGACCCCGCCGACATCGCCATGCCCGCGGCGCACCCCCTCGCCGGCCGCACCGACGTGGATCTGGAGGAGTTCGCGGACGACGAGTGGATCGCCTGGGCGGAGGGGGAGTTCTGCCACGAGTGGCTGATGTTCACGCTGCGCGCCAAGGGCATCGAGCCGCGGATCGCACACCGCGCGGAGGAGCACCACACCCAGCTCGCGATGGTGGCCGCGGGTCTCGGCGTCTGCGTGGCACCGCAGTTGGGGCGCGATCCCATGCCGGCCGGGGTCAGGACGGTCCCGGTGCGCCACCGGGTGCGGCGACATGTGTACGTGGTGTGGCGCGCGGACGCGGACCGTCGCCCTTCGATCAGGGCGGCGGTGGAGGCGCTCCAGGTGGCGGGGGCGGGGCTGCGCTAG